From a region of the Synechococcus sp. RS9916 genome:
- the apcB gene encoding allophycocyanin subunit beta, with translation MQDAITNVINKSDVQGLYLDTASMSNLEQYFASGELRVRAAATISANASGIIRDAVAKALLYSDITRPGGNMYTTRRYAACIRDLDYYLRYSTYAMLAGDTSILDERVLNGLKETYNSLGVPIGATVQAIQAMKEVVAGLVGPDAGKEMGVYLDYICSGLGN, from the coding sequence ATGCAAGACGCCATCACCAACGTCATCAACAAGTCCGACGTCCAGGGTTTGTATCTCGACACTGCCTCGATGAGCAATCTCGAGCAGTACTTCGCGAGCGGTGAGCTCCGTGTTCGTGCTGCTGCCACCATCAGCGCTAATGCCTCCGGCATCATTCGCGATGCTGTTGCCAAAGCACTGCTCTATTCGGACATCACCCGTCCGGGCGGCAACATGTACACGACCCGTCGCTATGCAGCCTGCATTCGCGACCTCGACTACTACCTCCGTTATTCCACCTACGCCATGCTGGCTGGTGACACCTCGATTCTCGACGAGCGTGTTCTGAACGGCCTCAAGGAGACCTACAACTCCCTGGGCGTGCCGATCGGCGCCACCGTTCAGGCGATTCAAGCCATGAAGGAAGTGGTGGCTGGTCTTGTTGGCCCTGATGCTGGCAAGGAAATGGGTGTCTACCTCGACTACATCTGCTCAGGCCTCGGCAACTGA
- the atpH gene encoding ATP synthase F1 subunit delta, with the protein MPLLNSLATPYAEALLQITDARSESDDVASQCKELLALWSDSEVFRDAMTSPVLEPDAKKKALSSLLGESLKPSLMNLLKVLADRQRLVAFDAVLNRFLELYRQSRQVSLAKVSTAQPLSEEQQAALTKKVQAMVGKGSIEMDLSVDPSLIGGFVVNLGSQVIDASLAGQVRRLGLALAKAS; encoded by the coding sequence ATGCCTCTGCTGAATTCCTTGGCGACCCCATACGCCGAAGCCCTTCTCCAGATCACAGATGCCAGATCTGAGTCAGATGATGTTGCATCACAGTGCAAGGAGTTGCTTGCACTCTGGTCCGATTCGGAGGTTTTCAGGGATGCGATGACATCGCCTGTTCTGGAACCCGATGCCAAGAAGAAAGCCCTCAGCAGTCTTCTCGGTGAATCGCTGAAGCCCTCACTGATGAACCTGCTCAAGGTTCTGGCTGATCGTCAACGCCTTGTCGCGTTCGACGCAGTTCTCAACCGTTTCCTTGAGCTCTACAGGCAGTCACGCCAGGTGTCCCTGGCGAAGGTTTCAACGGCCCAACCTCTTTCTGAGGAGCAGCAGGCTGCCCTCACCAAAAAGGTTCAAGCGATGGTCGGCAAGGGCTCCATTGAGATGGATCTCTCCGTTGACCCTTCCCTGATCGGTGGCTTTGTCGTGAATCTGGGATCCCAGGTCATTGATGCCAGCCTTGCCGGCCAGGTCCGTCGCCTCGGTCTGGCGCTTGCGAAAGCGAGCTGA
- a CDS encoding cytochrome c biogenesis CcdA family protein, whose product MQQALNQPGPLTLGLVFAGGALTSLGPCSLSLLPVTLAYLAGFEAKQPAWQRSVLFCSGIVGALVVLGSLSGLVGRIYGQVPDVVPTLVALLAVVMGLNLLGLIRIPLPAGPDPMRWTKRVPAPLAPIAAGLAFGLAASPCTTPVLAVLLGWIATSGQPLVGVMLLTSFGIGQVLPLLIAGSAAASVPKLLALRPIGRWVPPISGVVLLSTGMLTLLARWT is encoded by the coding sequence CTGCAACAGGCGCTGAACCAACCGGGGCCACTCACCCTGGGACTGGTGTTTGCAGGTGGAGCCCTGACCAGCCTGGGCCCCTGTTCGCTGTCTCTGCTGCCGGTGACCCTGGCCTACCTGGCCGGTTTTGAAGCCAAGCAGCCCGCATGGCAGCGGAGCGTTCTCTTCTGCTCAGGCATCGTCGGCGCTCTGGTGGTGCTGGGCAGCCTCAGTGGTCTAGTGGGGCGGATCTACGGTCAGGTACCGGATGTGGTGCCCACCCTGGTGGCCCTTCTGGCCGTCGTGATGGGGCTGAACTTGTTAGGGCTGATCCGAATCCCCCTCCCTGCCGGACCCGACCCCATGCGCTGGACAAAGCGCGTGCCCGCACCCTTAGCTCCGATCGCCGCTGGACTGGCCTTCGGACTCGCCGCCTCCCCCTGCACAACCCCTGTACTGGCGGTACTGCTGGGCTGGATCGCCACGAGCGGCCAACCCCTGGTGGGCGTGATGCTGCTCACCAGCTTCGGCATCGGCCAGGTGCTTCCTCTGCTGATCGCCGGCAGTGCAGCGGCCAGCGTGCCCAAACTGCTGGCGCTGCGTCCCATCGGGCGCTGGGTTCCCCCCATCAGCGGCGTGGTGCTGCTCAGCACAGGCATGCTCACCTTGCTGGCCCGCTGGACCTGA
- the atpE gene encoding ATP synthase F0 subunit C, giving the protein MDSITSAASVVAAGLAVGLAAIGPGIGQGSASQGAVEGIARQPEAEGKIRGTLLLSLAFMESLTIYGLVVALVLLFANPFAG; this is encoded by the coding sequence ATGGATTCCATCACTTCCGCAGCTTCCGTTGTCGCTGCTGGTCTGGCCGTTGGTCTGGCTGCAATTGGCCCTGGTATCGGTCAGGGCAGCGCTTCCCAAGGTGCTGTTGAAGGTATTGCTCGTCAGCCCGAGGCTGAAGGCAAGATCCGCGGCACCCTGCTGCTCTCCCTCGCTTTCATGGAGTCCCTGACGATCTACGGCCTTGTGGTGGCCTTGGTGCTTCTGTTCGCCAACCCCTTCGCAGGTTGA
- a CDS encoding allophycocyanin subunit alpha has protein sequence MSIVSNSIINADAEARYLSPGELDQIKAFVSGGQRRLRVAQVLCESREQIVKQAAGQLFQKRPDVISPGGNAYGEEMTATCLRDMDYYLRLVTYGVVAGDVTPIEEIGVIGAKELYRSLGTPLEALASSVREMKIVAMGLLTGADAEEAGTYFDYVVGALA, from the coding sequence ATGAGCATCGTCTCCAACTCGATCATCAACGCGGACGCCGAAGCCCGCTATCTCAGCCCTGGCGAACTCGACCAGATCAAGGCGTTCGTGAGCGGCGGCCAGCGCCGTCTTCGCGTTGCCCAGGTTCTGTGCGAAAGCCGTGAGCAAATCGTCAAGCAAGCTGCTGGCCAGCTCTTCCAGAAGCGGCCTGACGTCATTTCACCCGGCGGCAATGCCTACGGCGAAGAAATGACTGCGACTTGCCTTCGCGACATGGACTACTACCTGCGCCTGGTGACCTACGGCGTGGTTGCTGGCGACGTCACCCCCATTGAAGAAATCGGCGTGATCGGCGCCAAAGAGCTCTATCGCTCCCTGGGCACCCCCCTGGAAGCACTGGCCTCTTCTGTGCGTGAAATGAAGATTGTTGCCATGGGCCTCCTCACCGGCGCTGACGCTGAGGAAGCAGGAACCTACTTCGATTACGTGGTCGGCGCTCTCGCCTGA
- a CDS encoding FtsW/RodA/SpoVE family cell cycle protein translates to MSRKRVNPTRRSRRSEGRPTVEAEQGREPRNVLQRTLPLDWSLWPAEARLLLSLTAIWSLAGLLVLGSASWWVAAREMGEGAYYLKRQLIWMLASWGLLAAAISTDLRRWMKWAGPAVWIGCLLVAATLVFGSTVNGASRWLVIGPVQIQPSELVKPFVVLQAANLFAHWKRSAIDQKLLWLGSFATLILLILKQPNLSTAALTGLLLWLMAFSAGLRLRTLFGTALAGASLGITSIFFNEYQRLRVISFVDPWKDPQGDGYQLVQSLLAIGSGGIFGQGFGLSTQKLQYLPIQSTDFIFAVYAEEFGFIGSVMLLVFLMLVAFLGLRVALRCRSNTARLIAIGCTTLLIGQSLMNLAVASGSMPTTGLPLPMVSYGGNSLLSSLLVAGLLIRCSLESTSLVGGRRPRRRRAPEDRHLASTR, encoded by the coding sequence TTGTCCCGCAAGCGCGTGAACCCAACACGGAGGTCCCGCAGGAGTGAGGGACGCCCGACAGTCGAAGCGGAGCAAGGACGTGAACCACGCAACGTTTTGCAGCGCACGCTCCCTCTCGACTGGTCACTGTGGCCAGCCGAAGCCCGCTTGCTGCTCAGTCTCACAGCGATCTGGAGCTTGGCTGGCCTCTTGGTGCTGGGATCAGCAAGCTGGTGGGTTGCCGCCCGCGAAATGGGCGAAGGGGCTTACTACCTGAAACGCCAACTGATCTGGATGCTGGCCAGCTGGGGATTGCTGGCAGCAGCCATCAGCACTGATCTACGCCGGTGGATGAAGTGGGCGGGACCAGCCGTATGGATCGGCTGCTTGCTGGTTGCCGCCACCTTGGTGTTCGGCAGCACCGTGAATGGCGCCAGCCGATGGTTGGTGATCGGCCCCGTTCAGATCCAACCGTCCGAATTGGTCAAGCCATTTGTGGTGCTGCAGGCCGCCAATCTGTTCGCCCACTGGAAGCGCAGTGCGATCGATCAGAAGTTGCTGTGGCTCGGAAGCTTCGCAACGCTGATCCTGCTCATCCTCAAACAGCCGAACCTAAGCACCGCAGCCCTCACAGGCCTGCTGCTATGGCTGATGGCCTTCTCCGCGGGCCTACGGCTGCGCACCCTGTTCGGGACGGCCTTAGCCGGTGCCTCATTGGGCATCACAAGCATCTTTTTCAACGAATACCAACGCCTGCGCGTGATTTCCTTCGTGGACCCGTGGAAGGACCCCCAGGGCGATGGCTACCAACTGGTGCAGTCCTTGCTGGCCATCGGATCCGGCGGCATTTTTGGCCAGGGCTTCGGCCTCTCGACGCAGAAGTTGCAATACCTGCCCATCCAAAGCACCGATTTCATCTTTGCCGTCTATGCCGAGGAATTCGGGTTCATCGGCTCGGTGATGCTTCTGGTGTTTTTGATGCTTGTCGCCTTTCTCGGTCTACGCGTCGCCTTGCGCTGCCGCAGCAATACCGCCCGCCTGATCGCCATTGGCTGCACCACCTTGCTGATTGGCCAGTCGTTAATGAACCTCGCTGTGGCCTCCGGCTCCATGCCCACCACGGGCCTCCCTCTCCCGATGGTCAGCTACGGCGGCAATTCCCTCCTCTCCAGCTTGCTGGTGGCCGGCCTGCTGATCCGCTGCTCGCTGGAATCCACCAGCCTGGTGGGGGGTCGCCGGCCTCGGCGGCGGCGCGCACCTGAAGACCGACACCTGGCATCCACTCGATAG
- a CDS encoding bifunctional 2-polyprenyl-6-hydroxyphenol methylase/3-demethylubiquinol 3-O-methyltransferase UbiG, with product MSQSSTDAATPVVSAFYDRFPFPGDPLQDGPPPGYNWRWNLRSVHQAVFGVSKPPLSSAPPLRILDAGCGTGVTTDYLCHSNPGADVLAVDISAGALDVARERLRRSGAAEVVSSLRQEQRSLLDLAGEGAFDYINSVGVLHHLDDPSAGLKALGDRLAPHGLLHLFLYADAGRWEIHRVQRALTQLSVGTGPEGLALGRQLFEVLPADNRLRRHHEQRWSVDCAADANFADMYLHPQETSYNLRGLLNYLDSSGLHFAGFSNPSVWDPARLLQGELLERARSLPQLDQWLLVEELDPDISHFEFFVSAAPVIHKRWDDDEELLAAFGERQPCVWGWPSTSMLGPDLEPLSIEPEALELLKAVDQQPQTPLGTLGFGEGTAALARQLLNLRLLLLIPALD from the coding sequence ATGTCCCAGTCCTCAACGGATGCTGCAACGCCAGTTGTTAGTGCCTTTTACGACCGTTTCCCTTTCCCTGGAGATCCTCTCCAGGACGGCCCACCGCCCGGGTACAACTGGCGCTGGAATCTCCGCAGTGTTCATCAAGCGGTGTTTGGTGTGTCCAAGCCTCCGCTCAGTTCCGCACCACCACTCAGGATTCTTGATGCCGGTTGCGGCACGGGGGTGACCACGGACTATCTCTGCCACTCCAATCCTGGTGCCGACGTACTGGCTGTGGACATCAGCGCAGGCGCCCTCGATGTGGCTCGGGAACGTCTGCGTCGTTCCGGTGCTGCTGAGGTGGTGTCGTCTCTTAGGCAAGAGCAGCGAAGCCTGCTGGATCTGGCTGGGGAGGGGGCATTCGATTACATCAATTCCGTTGGGGTTCTGCACCATCTGGATGACCCTTCCGCCGGACTGAAGGCTTTGGGTGACCGCCTTGCCCCTCATGGTCTGCTGCACCTTTTCCTTTATGCCGATGCTGGGCGGTGGGAAATCCATCGAGTGCAGCGCGCTTTGACTCAGCTCTCCGTGGGCACAGGTCCTGAAGGTTTGGCTTTGGGCCGCCAATTGTTTGAGGTCTTGCCCGCAGACAACCGCTTGCGCCGCCACCACGAGCAGCGATGGTCAGTCGATTGCGCTGCAGACGCCAACTTCGCGGACATGTACCTGCATCCGCAGGAAACCAGTTACAACCTGCGGGGGCTACTGAACTATTTGGACTCCTCGGGTCTGCACTTCGCTGGCTTCTCGAATCCGAGCGTCTGGGATCCTGCACGTCTGCTTCAGGGGGAGTTGCTGGAACGCGCCCGCAGCCTTCCTCAGCTGGACCAGTGGCTGCTTGTCGAAGAGCTTGACCCCGATATCAGCCATTTCGAATTTTTCGTGAGTGCTGCTCCAGTCATCCACAAGCGATGGGATGACGACGAGGAGTTGCTTGCTGCCTTCGGAGAGCGTCAGCCCTGCGTCTGGGGTTGGCCTTCCACCAGCATGCTTGGTCCGGATCTGGAGCCCCTCTCGATTGAGCCAGAGGCCTTGGAGTTGTTGAAAGCTGTGGACCAGCAGCCTCAGACTCCCCTCGGGACGCTGGGCTTTGGTGAAGGAACGGCTGCTTTGGCTCGCCAACTTTTGAACCTCCGCCTGCTGTTGTTGATCCCAGCGCTCGACTGA
- the atpB gene encoding F0F1 ATP synthase subunit A, with translation MALLPFSLPFAELEVGHHLYWQIGNLNLHGQVFLSSWILIGVLLALVLVGTRKLNRDPQGVQNLLEFMWDYLRDLARDQIGEKYYREWLPFIGTLFLFIFVSNWGGALIPWKVIELPEGELGAPTADINTTVAMALLVSLAYFYAGLSKKGLRFFELYVEPTPIMLPFKIIEEFTKPLSLSFRLFGNILADELAVGVLVYLVPLIVPLPVMLLGLFTSAIQALIFATLAAFYIGEGLHESH, from the coding sequence ATGGCTTTGCTGCCTTTCTCACTGCCGTTCGCCGAACTGGAGGTTGGCCACCATCTGTATTGGCAGATCGGCAACCTCAATCTGCACGGTCAGGTCTTTCTCAGCTCCTGGATCCTGATTGGTGTCCTGCTCGCCCTCGTGCTTGTGGGGACCCGAAAGCTCAATCGGGATCCCCAAGGGGTGCAGAACCTTCTGGAGTTCATGTGGGATTACCTGCGCGATCTTGCCCGTGATCAGATCGGTGAGAAGTATTACCGCGAGTGGCTTCCCTTCATCGGCACTCTTTTTCTGTTCATCTTTGTCAGCAACTGGGGTGGTGCTCTGATCCCCTGGAAGGTGATTGAGCTTCCTGAAGGCGAACTCGGCGCTCCGACAGCCGACATCAACACCACGGTGGCGATGGCTTTGCTGGTCTCTCTGGCTTATTTCTATGCCGGACTCAGCAAGAAGGGGCTTCGATTCTTCGAGCTGTACGTGGAGCCGACCCCCATCATGCTCCCGTTCAAAATCATCGAGGAATTCACAAAACCTCTATCGCTTTCCTTCCGTCTTTTCGGAAATATCCTCGCCGATGAACTCGCGGTTGGTGTGCTCGTCTATCTCGTGCCACTGATTGTCCCCCTGCCCGTGATGCTGCTGGGCCTGTTCACCAGTGCCATTCAGGCTCTGATCTTCGCGACTCTTGCGGCCTTCTACATCGGTGAAGGTCTCCACGAATCGCATTAA
- a CDS encoding F0F1 ATP synthase subunit B', protein MTWLLFAEAAVPEGGLFDLDATLPLMALQVVLLTFLLNSLFFRPVGKVVEEREGYISTSRADAKQKLAQVERLEADLTEQLREARQAAQSAIVEAEQEVDKLYREALAAAEAEANRTREQARREIESQREAAQTQLMSKVDQLSAQIIQRLLAVS, encoded by the coding sequence ATGACCTGGCTTCTGTTCGCTGAAGCGGCGGTTCCGGAGGGAGGTCTTTTTGACCTCGACGCCACCCTGCCTCTGATGGCACTTCAGGTGGTTCTCCTGACCTTTCTGCTTAATTCCCTCTTCTTCCGTCCGGTCGGCAAGGTCGTCGAAGAACGCGAGGGGTATATCTCAACCAGCCGTGCCGATGCCAAGCAGAAGCTTGCTCAGGTTGAACGACTGGAAGCTGACCTGACGGAACAACTTCGCGAGGCTCGCCAGGCGGCGCAATCAGCCATCGTCGAGGCCGAGCAGGAAGTCGACAAGTTGTATCGCGAGGCACTCGCTGCTGCTGAGGCAGAGGCCAATCGCACCCGTGAACAGGCGCGCCGTGAGATCGAATCCCAGCGCGAGGCAGCTCAGACTCAACTGATGTCCAAGGTTGATCAGCTCAGCGCCCAGATCATCCAACGTCTGCTGGCCGTTTCATGA
- a CDS encoding phycobilisome linker polypeptide produces the protein MRLFKVTACIPSPEKVRTQRELQNTFFTKWVPYDSWFAEQQRIQKQGGRIIKVELCTGGRQVNVGN, from the coding sequence ATGCGGTTGTTCAAAGTCACCGCCTGCATACCTTCCCCTGAAAAGGTTCGTACGCAGCGCGAATTGCAAAACACCTTCTTTACGAAGTGGGTTCCTTACGACAGCTGGTTCGCTGAACAACAGCGCATCCAAAAGCAGGGTGGTCGAATCATCAAGGTCGAACTCTGCACAGGCGGTCGTCAGGTGAACGTCGGCAATTGA
- a CDS encoding F0F1 ATP synthase subunit B, with the protein MTVFDFFAAEGGFAINLNPLETNLINLVIVIGVLVYFLKGFLGDMLDRRRESILKELDDAEARLKTASADLTKAQSDLATAQQKAEKIREEGKARAAAIRADGEKRTIEAMAALKEDALADLNAEGARLTEELRRKAALAAIDKVMADLPARLDDKAQAKIIDASIANLEGA; encoded by the coding sequence ATGACCGTTTTCGATTTTTTCGCCGCCGAAGGCGGTTTCGCGATCAATCTCAATCCCCTTGAGACCAATCTGATCAACCTGGTCATCGTGATCGGCGTTCTGGTCTATTTCCTCAAGGGATTTCTCGGCGACATGCTCGATCGCCGTCGTGAGTCAATTCTCAAGGAACTCGACGATGCTGAGGCTCGTTTGAAAACCGCATCGGCTGACCTCACGAAGGCCCAGTCGGATCTGGCAACCGCGCAACAGAAAGCTGAAAAAATTCGCGAGGAAGGTAAGGCCCGCGCCGCTGCCATCCGCGCCGATGGTGAGAAGCGCACCATTGAGGCTATGGCGGCTCTCAAGGAAGATGCCCTAGCCGATCTGAATGCCGAGGGCGCTCGCCTCACTGAGGAGCTTCGTCGCAAGGCTGCACTTGCCGCCATCGACAAAGTGATGGCCGACCTGCCTGCTCGGCTCGATGACAAGGCGCAAGCCAAGATCATCGATGCCTCCATCGCAAACCTGGAGGGTGCCTGA
- a CDS encoding phycobilisome rod-core linker polypeptide, with protein MSGSERQEIVRAAYRQVFERDIAKGYSQAPCAAEASQLVQGKISMREFIRALGCCKEYRQQFHDRFVNSRVVELAYRHFLGRGISSLEEFKTTFAILSDQGLNGLIDVLVNSSEYAQTFGEETVPFLRDLGEEAQESAGWGSNRKLFRFSAPFDGAPQYVTLYASYRQPLADQHVYGGGNDPIGNQYGAIFPSGTASVSTRPAPYGYDTRRLLVSNGLAAPGQMDSDQFRSSRPRKVGPRVMRLQQIATGGATVPRRGGQPSIRATESSTQAVINAVYVQVLGNAGYAGERMGSDEARLENGDISLRDFVRIVASSDAFRRRYWSGLYIAKAIEVMHRRLLGRPTFGRWEIDALFDTAARKGFYGLVDALIDSKEYKDCFGEDTVPYERFITPADLNMRRVPTWKQAINLEAIAPSKQVSRPETKTVERLKTSGDLTKRNLPPSGGQIKWQESSSTRKSQNQAPSFALTKTFDRANKTKTPSWQAKVEFRGIVSPEIPGEKILQALRRNDINGFASRVGLKSSIELNPPFTEEALSSVIDETYRQLLNRIPFDDERLVEAESQLRDQKFPLVGFIEAVALSDIFQKRLSAMAPLRAAAASHLAILGRAATPKEAAEFVQVRASDGQSAAIRKIFERREAEDANRLLQIKLPSTDGRQSFRELQTSRKESLPRPISASTSPTYLVDTDQNAGAKTSGRFKSPKASRPATALPLPPLARALESKDTTGFQRRSGIASPIALTPPFSEDELTIAIEATYRQLINRIPLDNERLTSAESLLRNEDLDLSGFVEAVAMSDLFQQRLSTMAPLRAASAAALALLGRASTPSEAAEFLKIRAAAGQPEATRWLLTSAETFNTNEVPRIQGMETSPGQSQSTVIRTASLYRGNSALNPPKDSAI; from the coding sequence ATGAGCGGCAGCGAACGCCAAGAGATTGTTCGCGCTGCGTACCGGCAAGTTTTTGAGCGCGACATTGCTAAGGGCTACTCCCAAGCCCCCTGTGCTGCTGAGGCCTCTCAGTTGGTGCAAGGCAAAATTTCAATGCGGGAATTCATTCGTGCTCTCGGATGCTGCAAGGAATACCGCCAGCAATTCCACGACCGCTTCGTGAACAGCCGCGTGGTTGAGCTCGCCTACCGCCATTTCCTCGGCCGAGGCATTAGCTCCCTGGAGGAGTTCAAAACCACCTTCGCGATCTTGAGTGATCAAGGCTTGAACGGCTTGATCGATGTGCTGGTGAATTCTTCGGAATACGCCCAGACTTTCGGCGAGGAAACCGTTCCGTTCCTGCGGGACCTTGGAGAGGAAGCCCAGGAAAGTGCTGGGTGGGGCTCGAACAGAAAACTGTTCCGTTTCAGTGCTCCTTTCGATGGCGCTCCCCAATACGTCACCCTTTACGCCTCCTATCGCCAGCCACTGGCTGACCAGCACGTCTACGGCGGGGGTAATGATCCCATCGGCAACCAGTACGGAGCGATCTTCCCCAGCGGCACTGCCTCGGTCAGCACCCGTCCAGCTCCCTATGGATACGACACCCGTCGTTTGCTGGTGAGCAACGGTCTGGCCGCTCCCGGGCAGATGGATAGTGATCAGTTCCGCAGCAGCCGTCCCCGCAAAGTGGGCCCTCGGGTCATGCGTCTTCAACAGATCGCCACAGGCGGAGCAACTGTTCCCCGTCGTGGAGGCCAGCCGAGTATCAGAGCCACAGAATCGAGCACACAGGCCGTTATTAACGCCGTTTATGTGCAGGTACTAGGCAATGCTGGCTACGCAGGCGAGCGGATGGGATCAGACGAGGCAAGACTTGAAAACGGTGATATTTCTCTGCGCGACTTTGTGCGCATCGTGGCCAGTTCTGATGCTTTTCGGCGTCGCTACTGGAGCGGCCTCTATATCGCCAAAGCGATCGAAGTCATGCATCGCCGGTTGCTCGGTCGCCCCACATTTGGCCGCTGGGAAATCGACGCTCTCTTCGATACAGCAGCGCGCAAAGGCTTTTACGGCCTCGTCGATGCTCTGATCGACAGCAAGGAGTACAAAGACTGCTTCGGGGAAGACACTGTTCCCTATGAAAGATTCATCACCCCTGCCGATCTCAACATGAGGCGGGTTCCAACATGGAAGCAAGCTATTAACCTTGAAGCCATTGCTCCTAGTAAACAAGTATCGAGACCTGAGACAAAAACTGTCGAGAGACTGAAGACCAGCGGAGATCTCACAAAGCGCAACCTCCCCCCTTCAGGAGGCCAGATCAAATGGCAAGAATCCTCATCCACTAGAAAGAGTCAGAATCAAGCGCCCTCTTTTGCCCTCACAAAGACATTTGATAGAGCCAATAAAACTAAAACTCCATCGTGGCAAGCCAAGGTTGAGTTCAGAGGGATCGTCAGCCCGGAGATTCCTGGCGAAAAGATTCTTCAGGCCCTAAGGCGCAATGACATCAATGGCTTTGCATCACGCGTTGGCCTCAAATCCTCAATTGAATTAAATCCACCTTTTACCGAAGAAGCACTGTCTTCCGTTATTGACGAGACCTATCGGCAACTCCTCAATCGAATCCCATTTGATGACGAACGCCTTGTTGAAGCAGAATCTCAACTAAGAGATCAAAAATTCCCCCTTGTAGGCTTTATTGAAGCTGTTGCGCTGAGCGACATATTCCAGAAACGTCTCAGCGCCATGGCTCCTTTGAGAGCTGCAGCCGCAAGTCATCTTGCCATCCTTGGACGCGCTGCAACCCCCAAAGAAGCAGCTGAATTCGTCCAGGTCAGAGCGAGCGATGGCCAATCCGCAGCCATTCGCAAAATCTTTGAACGGCGCGAAGCAGAGGATGCCAACCGTCTACTGCAAATCAAACTTCCTTCCACGGATGGGCGCCAAAGTTTCAGGGAGCTTCAGACCTCCAGGAAAGAGAGCCTTCCAAGGCCTATTTCTGCTTCTACTTCGCCTACCTACCTAGTAGACACGGATCAAAATGCTGGAGCCAAAACAAGCGGCCGCTTCAAGTCCCCCAAGGCATCCCGTCCAGCGACTGCACTACCACTGCCTCCATTAGCGCGAGCACTTGAAAGCAAAGACACCACAGGCTTCCAAAGAAGGTCAGGCATCGCTTCACCCATAGCTCTAACCCCTCCCTTTAGCGAAGACGAGTTGACCATTGCCATTGAGGCCACCTATCGCCAACTCATTAACCGCATCCCGCTAGATAACGAACGACTGACAAGCGCCGAATCCTTACTTCGCAATGAAGACCTCGACCTTTCGGGATTTGTGGAGGCAGTTGCCATGAGCGATCTCTTCCAACAAAGGCTGTCAACCATGGCGCCACTTCGGGCGGCATCTGCAGCCGCCCTAGCCCTATTAGGACGCGCATCCACACCTTCGGAAGCTGCCGAATTCCTAAAGATTCGCGCAGCTGCTGGACAGCCAGAGGCCACGCGCTGGCTTCTGACTTCTGCAGAGACCTTCAACACCAACGAAGTCCCTCGCATCCAAGGCATGGAGACGAGCCCAGGACAATCTCAGTCAACAGTGATTCGCACTGCCTCACTGTATCGAGGAAATTCAGCACTGAACCCCCCAAAAGATTCCGCAATCTGA